The Pontibacter sp. SGAir0037 DNA segment AACCTGATGTACGCACGTTTTTAAAGAAATGGGTAAAAGAAGGTCCAACGCACCACTTTGCTTTAGGTGTTGGTCATCATGCCCAAACCATTAAGAAAATAGGGGATTATCTTAATATTGAAGCAGTAATAGTTGAGTAGTACACAGATATGAGAAGTGCGGTGAAGTTTTTCTTTTTGCTAATGTGCTTGGTTGCCTTGCCTGAAGCTAAGGCAAATCTTTTAGGGGTAGAAGAGGGCCCAGGTGAGCAGCAACTGCAGGAATTATTCCGGTTGAATTTCAACTCTGGATTTACGGCAGATGCTGCGGGGGCTAAACAGCCTGTGAATAGCAGGCAACAGCCAACATTAGTAGAGGGAGTAGATGGAAAAGCCGCATTTTTCTCTTCAGGGCAGGTGCTGCAGTATGCATCGGGAAAGAACCTGAATAAATCAGAAGGTTCTATTTCCATGTGGGTGAAAATTCAGGAAAAAGAGGGGGGCGCATCAGGCGGTCCCCTTACCTTATTAAGTGAGGATGGTCCAGGTGCAGCCGGCAACAATAGCTTTAAAATAGAAATGTTCCCGGGCCGACTTATTCGTTTTAGTCTGAAAGACCCAAAGGACTCCTATATCTACTACCATAAGATTGGTGACTGGCACGCAAGTGAATGGCATCATCTGGCAGTAACCTGGCATGCTAAAAAAGGGGCACTCATTTATGTGGATGGCAAGCCTTCGTCTATTGGCTGGATGCCGCAATGGACTCCGAAAACGTACCCTCATTTTTTTATTGGGGCTGCAAATGCGCAGGGAGAACAAGCCTGCCATACAACAATAGATGATTTTATCATTTATAACCGAGCCTTAACAGAAGATGAAGCAAGAGCAATGTTCCTGAAATACGGTGACTTCTCAGCTGATATTTCCTTTAAGGATCCTTTCCTTAGGGCATCAGAAGCAGGTGCTGCTACCATGGTATTAAGTAATGCAGGAGAAGAAAGCATCAGTTTAAAGCAGCTGAAATTTACAATTTCTGATAAAGACGGTAACGTAGTGCAGCAAAAGGCACTGCAAGACCAGGCAATCGGGAAATTGAACCACAGCGTTTTGAAAGTACCTGTTACCCTTACTTCACCAGGTGCCTATACCTTTACCCTATACTACCACGAAAACAACAAAGAAAAGAAAGTCTCAGCCCCGGTGCAGGTGCTGGCAAAACGTGATCAGGCAAAGCAGCAGGCTGCCAGTCAAATCTTAATTACTGAGGTAAATGCTGCAGAACAAAAGCCTGTTGGCGAGGCAGGCAGCACCGTGGTGGTTTCTTCGCCAATAGGCGCTTATCGTGAGGCAGGAGCTAAAGTACACAATCGTTTTGCCCTCGATTTTGAGGTAGAAGAGCTGGACGCACCGCACGTAGCTGTTATTACCTATCCGGATGATAAGCCCCGATCCATGGAGATTATGTTGCAGCATTTTAACAGCACCATCGATTTTCAGTCGCATACAGGTGTTGTAACCGGAGAGGAATATCCAGTTTCTGGTAAAATGAAGGAGTTCAGAATTGTATTCTGGCCCCGCTCCAAACGGCAGGCCTTTATTTTTATGACAACAGAAAATAACTACCCGGCTGCTGTTAAGGATATCAAAGTTTATAAGATAAATGATTTTAAAGTTGCCTCACAGGCAGCCAGATTTAACGGAAGCGTACCTGCCCGCAGCAGTGGCTTGTACTACGAAGACCCGGTGCTTTTCCATAATTTTGGTACTGGCCGCGATCTGGAAGGTTTTACGAAGGCAACAGATCGCTTGCTCGAGTACATGCAGTCTTTTGGGCAGACAGAGTTTGAATATCCGCTGGCCTGGTATGCCGGCCCTTTGTACGGAACGGCTGTTGAGCCTTTCCAACCGGATATTGACGGAGCGCAGGGAGGGCAGCGCCCGCACCCTGACGGTTATCCTGCTTACCTGCTGAAGCGCCTGGGAGAGCAGAATATGAAATTTACGGCAGGCCTGCACATTCACACGCTGCCAAGCCTAAATAAATATGCGCTGGCAGATACTTCCAGGATTAACAGGGGAGAAGAAACTGTTATCAATATCAACAAAGATGGTAAATTATGGTATGGCTACTGGCATGGGGCAGACCCCAATTATAATGCCGCCGATCCAAGAGTGATGGCCTCAGTAGATGCAATTGTGCAGGAAGTTTGCGAACGTTATGCCCACGAACCAGCTTTTGATGGCATATCTTTAGTTATGGCCCGACCAAAGCTATTTACATTTGGCTCGCTTGCTTCCGGTTATAATGATTCTAACCTGCAACGGTTCCAGGAGGAGGCGCAGCTAAAGATCCCGATTTACAAGCCTGGGGATCCGAAGCGTTTTGAGAACAGTTATAAATGGCTGATGAATAACCCGGAAGCCAAAAAAGCCTGGATAGACTGGCGCTGTAAGGTATTGTATCAGCATTATGCTGCTATGAGCAAAAAGATGGCTGCTTACCGTCCTGACCTTAAGCTTAAACTAAATGTTTTTGTGCATCTCACTAATAACCAACGACTGGCCGATTACCTGACAGAGCCGCCGGTTGAGGTGATGCGTGAAATGGGGATTGACCCGGCTCTTTACAAAGATCATCCTACTATTGTGTTGAATCATACATATGTGCCGGCAGATCTCAGGTGGAAGCGCTCTCATTATCCGCCTGCTAATCATGAAGTGAACCGTACTGTTATGACGGCACCAGAAGTAGTGGCCTCTATGCAGGATATGTCGAATATGCGGGTAACCATTCACGACCGTTACTGGGAAGATGCCATCGGCAAGGAACAACCACTGCCAGGTTTAAAAGCCATAGGTGTAAACGAAATGGTTTGGCGTGCCTCCACTCTGAATGCTGCAGGTTACCACAGCCTGGAGCCCTATGTGTTTGCATTAAATCATCTTGATGCAACCAGTATTGTAAAAGGGGGCTACGTGGTAGGAACTTATGGTATGGAGGAAGAGCTTCTCCGTTTCTCTGAAGCCTTACAGGCATTACCAGCTGTGAAATTCGAAAATGTGGCAGGTATAGCGGATCCGGTGCGGGTAAGGCAGCAAATGGTAGATGGTAAACTATACTTTTATGTTCTGAACACTCTGCCTGAGCCAGTCGAAATTAAATTAAAGCTGGCAAAATCAGACAAACTGCTGGAGCCTGTTGTGCAAAAGACCCGCAAAAAATCCAAAACTTTAACCTTAGCGCTGCAGCCTTACGACCTGCGTGTTTTCGAAAGTACTTTTATTGATCAGAAAGTTGTTTCCGGAGAAAGTAAACTCTCAAAAGTGTGGCTGGAACAGCTGCATAGTTCGCTGGAAAGCCTGGAGAAGGTAGCGCAGGAGAAGCACATGCAGGAAGGGAAGTCTGCTCCTTATCTATCATTAGCCAAGCAGTGTTGGGAAAATAAACACTATGCCAGGTTATACTTCCTCTTGCAAGAAGACTGGGCCAAAGATATTGAAAGGAGGGCAGCAGCAGCTACATCTTCTTTAAATGAAAATTAACTGAAGCGATTGTCCAAGGTTGATTGCTGTTATCCGGTGAAGTAGGAGAAGCAGGCCTGCGGAAAATAAATTCTAAACTTATGAAAGAGCAACAGTCACAATTAATCAGGATGTATTATTTGTCCGTGCCTGTGGAGGCGTGGGAGGGAGCATCTTTACATAAAAATAATGTGGCGCATACAGAGTCCAGCTCACATTCAGCAAGATCAGGAGTAAGGGTAGAGCGTGGTGTAAAATTGGTCTTCAGGAAAAGCTGCCAACTCAGGCAGCTATCTGTTGAGAGATTATCTATAGTAGGAGTAGCAAACGATTTACCTTTAATATATCATATATGATCAGGAAAACAGCTTTTTTCTTTTGTTTGTTTGCATTAGTGATCAATCACTTTTGTATGGCTCAAAATACAGATGATGTTATCTTTAAAAAAGGTGACAGGGTTAACTTTATCGGGAATAGCATCACCCATGGTGGTGAATTTCATAATTTCATTCTGCTGTACTATGCTACTCGTTTCCCGGAGGCTAAAATAACTTTTTATAATTCGGGTATATGGGGCGATAATGCCAATAGCTTTCTGCAGCGAATGGATAACGATATACTGAAAAATCCGGCAGAGTGGTCGGTTGTAATGGCTGGCATGAATGATGTGAACAGAGGCTTGTATGCAGCAAGCAGGCAGAATGAACCTGACATTGAGGCGAAAAAACAGCGGGCACTGGACGATTACAGAGGATACCTTGAAAAGGTAATTCAACGTTTGCTCCAGGCTAACACAAAAATAATACTGCAAAAACCTACTATTTATGATCAGACAGGTACTTTGCCAGCTGAAAATCTGTTCGGTGTAAATGATGCCCTTCAGAAGTGTACATTTATTATAGATGAACTGGCCCTGAAGTACAACCTGAAGGTTGTAGACTACTGGACTATTCTGAATAACTTAAATAAGCAGGTGCAGGTAAATAATCCGGCAGCTACACTTATCAGCAACGACAGAGTTCATCCTGGTTCTCCGGGCAATTTTATTATGGCCTACCAGTTTCTGAAAGATACGGGAGCTCCTAAATATGTAGCCGATATCGATATTGCTAAAGGAGAATTAAAAAGATGTAAAGATTGTGTTATAACAGCATTTAAGGCTTCAGAAAATAAGATTGAGTTTACATACAAAGCAAAGAGCTTACCTTTTCCTGTAGCTGCCGAGGCCGAATCGGCTTTGTCGCTTGTTCCATTCTCGCAGGAATTAAACAGTGAGTTGCTAAAAATAGCAAAGCTTCAGGCAGGTGATTATGCCTTAACGATAGACGGGAATTTTATCCGTAACTATACCAGCGCGGAACTAAACAAAGGGGTAAATCTGGCCTTAGAGAAAAGAACACCACAGTATAAGCAGGCTCAGAAAGTAATGGCGCAGTGTATACAATACAGGGCGTACCAGCGGAAACTGCGGGATATCAGGCGGGTAGAGATTAATTATCTTCCTAAAGAATTGAGCAATGCCACTTTCTCCGACATCAAGAACTATATCGATAACTTAAGGAATACCAATGATGCAAAGTATACTGCTAACAAAGCTTTATTTGATGCTTACCTGATTGATAAACCTAAAGAGACAGAAACGGAGCAACAGCTTGCTGTGGCTCTGGAGAAAATCTATTCGATCAATAAGCCCGTGGAACACACTTTCCTGATCAGTCGTGGTGCCGGTACAGATACCAACCCGCAGGAAACACACAGCTGGGGTTTTGATGAACCTGTTATCTCTAATAGAGTAGAAGGTTGGACTATTGTAAACTATAATAATGCAAATACAGAAGACGGGATTCTGAACCTTATTGGTAACCAGTCTTATAACCATATCCGTTACGATGTTCCGTCTACCAACGCTGTGGATCCGGCGCAAAGCAAAACAGCCGTAATCCGCCTGAAAAACCAGACAGCCAACACAAATGCCCGATTTTACTGGTGGGGATCAGCAGCAACAGCTGCATATATTGATTTTACCATAACTCCAAATGATACCGAATTTAAAGAATATAAAATTGATCTAACCAAAGATATCAGGTGGAGCGGGACGATCAACATTATCCGTTTCGATGTGCCAAGTCCTTTGCATGCCATTTCTTTCGGTAAAACAGTTGATATTGATTATGTAAAACTTACGACGGAAGTGCTGCCAGAGCCGGAACCGGAACCTGTGCAGCCTATGGCTCCCAGGATTCCGGCTCCTTTTGGTGTGAACCTGGCTGGTGCTGATTTTGGTGAAAATATGCCTGGCGTTCACAACACAGACTATACCTATCCAACTGCGGCAGAACTGGACTATTTTAAATCTAAAGGATTAAACCTGATCCGGTTTCCGTTTAAATGGGAGCGTATACAGCGCACGCTGAATGGTCCGTTGGATGAGGTAGAGCTAGGTAGAATGAAGAACTTTGTAGAGGCTGCTCACAAAAAAGGGATGTGGATACTGCTGGATATGCACAACT contains these protein-coding regions:
- a CDS encoding LamG domain-containing protein, which gives rise to MPEAKANLLGVEEGPGEQQLQELFRLNFNSGFTADAAGAKQPVNSRQQPTLVEGVDGKAAFFSSGQVLQYASGKNLNKSEGSISMWVKIQEKEGGASGGPLTLLSEDGPGAAGNNSFKIEMFPGRLIRFSLKDPKDSYIYYHKIGDWHASEWHHLAVTWHAKKGALIYVDGKPSSIGWMPQWTPKTYPHFFIGAANAQGEQACHTTIDDFIIYNRALTEDEARAMFLKYGDFSADISFKDPFLRASEAGAATMVLSNAGEESISLKQLKFTISDKDGNVVQQKALQDQAIGKLNHSVLKVPVTLTSPGAYTFTLYYHENNKEKKVSAPVQVLAKRDQAKQQAASQILITEVNAAEQKPVGEAGSTVVVSSPIGAYREAGAKVHNRFALDFEVEELDAPHVAVITYPDDKPRSMEIMLQHFNSTIDFQSHTGVVTGEEYPVSGKMKEFRIVFWPRSKRQAFIFMTTENNYPAAVKDIKVYKINDFKVASQAARFNGSVPARSSGLYYEDPVLFHNFGTGRDLEGFTKATDRLLEYMQSFGQTEFEYPLAWYAGPLYGTAVEPFQPDIDGAQGGQRPHPDGYPAYLLKRLGEQNMKFTAGLHIHTLPSLNKYALADTSRINRGEETVININKDGKLWYGYWHGADPNYNAADPRVMASVDAIVQEVCERYAHEPAFDGISLVMARPKLFTFGSLASGYNDSNLQRFQEEAQLKIPIYKPGDPKRFENSYKWLMNNPEAKKAWIDWRCKVLYQHYAAMSKKMAAYRPDLKLKLNVFVHLTNNQRLADYLTEPPVEVMREMGIDPALYKDHPTIVLNHTYVPADLRWKRSHYPPANHEVNRTVMTAPEVVASMQDMSNMRVTIHDRYWEDAIGKEQPLPGLKAIGVNEMVWRASTLNAAGYHSLEPYVFALNHLDATSIVKGGYVVGTYGMEEELLRFSEALQALPAVKFENVAGIADPVRVRQQMVDGKLYFYVLNTLPEPVEIKLKLAKSDKLLEPVVQKTRKKSKTLTLALQPYDLRVFESTFIDQKVVSGESKLSKVWLEQLHSSLESLEKVAQEKHMQEGKSAPYLSLAKQCWENKHYARLYFLLQEDWAKDIERRAAAATSSLNEN
- a CDS encoding cellulase family glycosylhydrolase, encoding MAQNTDDVIFKKGDRVNFIGNSITHGGEFHNFILLYYATRFPEAKITFYNSGIWGDNANSFLQRMDNDILKNPAEWSVVMAGMNDVNRGLYAASRQNEPDIEAKKQRALDDYRGYLEKVIQRLLQANTKIILQKPTIYDQTGTLPAENLFGVNDALQKCTFIIDELALKYNLKVVDYWTILNNLNKQVQVNNPAATLISNDRVHPGSPGNFIMAYQFLKDTGAPKYVADIDIAKGELKRCKDCVITAFKASENKIEFTYKAKSLPFPVAAEAESALSLVPFSQELNSELLKIAKLQAGDYALTIDGNFIRNYTSAELNKGVNLALEKRTPQYKQAQKVMAQCIQYRAYQRKLRDIRRVEINYLPKELSNATFSDIKNYIDNLRNTNDAKYTANKALFDAYLIDKPKETETEQQLAVALEKIYSINKPVEHTFLISRGAGTDTNPQETHSWGFDEPVISNRVEGWTIVNYNNANTEDGILNLIGNQSYNHIRYDVPSTNAVDPAQSKTAVIRLKNQTANTNARFYWWGSAATAAYIDFTITPNDTEFKEYKIDLTKDIRWSGTINIIRFDVPSPLHAISFGKTVDIDYVKLTTEVLPEPEPEPVQPMAPRIPAPFGVNLAGADFGENMPGVHNTDYTYPTAAELDYFKSKGLNLIRFPFKWERIQRTLNGPLDEVELGRMKNFVEAAHKKGMWILLDMHNYGRRKIDTTTYLIGSPTIPVSAVTDAWQKLALAFKDYENIWGYGIMNEPHDMLTSTPWFNIAQAIIDTIRNVDTETTIVVGGDSWSSATRWPTASNNLKDLVDSSDKLIFEAHLYFDDDASGKYDQTYEGEQANPNIGVTRATPFVKWLRDNNLNGFMGEYGVPDNDPRWLTALDNMLVFLKNNKINGTYWAAGPWWNTYTLAVEPIGGVDRPQMAVLEKYTTANTEYSGELEVDPQTHIWEFNGTVESNRIDDWTIVNYSNASSSSGILTLPVGQSYNHIKYDVPASNAITPTTTKYAVIRLKNETAETKARFYWWGPVGDNVANYVEFDITPNDSDFKEYIVDLSQNPAWTSKSSIRIIRFDVPALASTASIGKLVQIDQVRLLASLQHNYTWNFNEPVANNKAEGWNIVNYTGAYTAAGILNLTAAQAYNNIRLDVPASTPIDPTVYKFVTIRLRNETAETKARFYWWGPVGDNVANFVEFDISANDSDFKEYSVNLGQQPLWIGKSSIRIIRFDVPSPVGVASLGKAVAIDYISLSPYMAQQAGTAFVTSAAFKGKELRIAELYIITAADKTIKVAAFAPEAGKATLVITDMLGRKLLDQQLSLSKGENILEGKVKTLPAGVYIGTLYLEKEKVARKFAVE